One genomic segment of Impatiens glandulifera chromosome 6, dImpGla2.1, whole genome shotgun sequence includes these proteins:
- the LOC124943042 gene encoding auxin-responsive protein SAUR72-like, protein MDPQKQSNKIAEIVKLRQLLKKWRKRASSSSRSSSNNGIGFLKRTLSSLSMDNTNNNPNTFLKDTTVPKGFVAIRVGDEEMKRFVVPMEYLSCEVFSGYLLKEAEEVFGFQQEGVLKIPCKIHIFEMILKAMEDFKEEDALMIMREYYVSNCSRENNHLSPSYDHKNHSSPMCK, encoded by the coding sequence ATGGATCCACAAAAGCAAAGCAACAAGATAGCTGAAATAGTCAAGCTTCGACAACTTctaaaaaaatggagaaaacGAGCAAGTTCAAGCTCAAGATCAAGTAGCAACAATGGCATTGGCTTTCTCAAAAGAACACTATCATCTCTTTCAATGGACAACACCAATAACAATCCAAACACATTCTTAAAAGACACAACAGTTCCAAAAGGGTTTGTGGCAATTAGGGTTGGAGATGAAGAAATGAAGAGATTTGTTGTGCCAATGGAATACTTAAGTTGTGAAGTGTTTTCTGGGTATTTGTTGAAAGAAGCTGAAGAAGTTTTTGGGtttcaacaagaaggtgttTTGAAGATTCCTTGTAAAATTCACATCTTTGAGATGATTCTTAAAGCAATGGAGGATTTTAAGGAAGAAGATGCTTTAATGATTATGAGGGAATATTATGTTTCTAATTGTTCTAGGGAAAATAATCATTTATCCCCTTCTTATGATCATAAGAATCATTCAAGTCCAATGTGTAAGTGA
- the LOC124943043 gene encoding heparanase-like protein 3, which produces MVSLMNMLGICFYIHLVFIISRSTVGANSEGLVEGIVVVNGTHPIAQTDEDFVCATLDWWPPTKCDFGFCSWANSSLLNLDLTNKIFINAIKAFSPLKLRLGGTLQDKLKYHTNTHPCKQFAKNNERFGFSEGCLSMSRWDQLNAFFNKTGAKVIFGLNVLNGKTIGINGSAIGAWNSTNAKSFISYTVNKGYIIHGWELGNELSGKGIGASISSDQYAKDIISLQSLLAKTYKNFRVQPLLLGPGGFFDSKWFTDFINKTNNSLQVVTHHIYNLGPGGDTHLIDKILDPSHLSGGSQPFIALNSILKNAKSSTVAWVSESGGAWSSGRHLVSDAFVFSFWYLDQLGMASVSNTKTYCRQTLIGGNYGLLNTTTFVPNPDYYSALLWHRLMGRNVLSTNMSTLTKIRAYSHCSKASGGITILLINLDRNNTAKLSFKIDNSTIKETNDKIIHNTGTREEYHLAAKDDDPHSQTVLLNGEALMVNSLGEIPRLTPRVVNTSKPVTIAPFSIVFCHFPNIQVNACR; this is translated from the exons ATGGTGTCTTTAATGAACATGTTGGGCATTTGCTTTTATATTCATTTGGTTTTCATCATAAGCAGATCGACTGTCGGAGCTAATAGCGAAGGTTTGGTTGAAGGTATTGTCGTCGTCAATGGAACACATCCAATTGCACAAACAGATGAAGATTTTGTTTGTGCTACCTTAGATTGGTGGCCACCCACAAAATGTGATTTTGGGTTTTGCAGTTGGGCTAATTCTTCACTTCTCAACCTg GATCTTACAAACAAAATCTTCATAAATGCAATCAAAG CATTTTCCCCCTTAAAATTAAGACTTGGTGGAACTCTACAAGACAAACTTAAGTACCATACCAACACTCATCCATGTAAGCAGTTTGCAAAGAACAACGAAAGGTTCGGATTTTCTGAAGGTTGTTTATCGATGTCACGATGGGATCAACTTAACGCCTTCTTTAACAAGAccgg agCAAAGGTTATATTTGGGCTGAATGTATTGAATGGAAAGACAATAGGGATTAATGGTTCAGCAATAGGAGCTTGGAATTCAACCAATGCTAAATCTTTTATATCTTATACTGTGAATAAAGGTTACATTATTCATGGATGGGAGCTTg GGAACGAGTTGAGTGGTAAGGGGATCGGGGCGAGCATTTCCTCCGATCAATATGCGAAAGACATAATTTCTTTGCAAAGTTTATTGGCTAAAACATATAAGAATTTTCGAGTGCAACCTTTATTGTTGGGACCTGGAGGTTTTTTTGATTCTAAATGGTTCACGGATTTTATAAACAAGACGAATAATTCTCTTCAAGTTGTTACGCATCATATCTACAATCTTGGCCCAG GTGGTGATACTCATTTGATAGATAAGATCCTTGACCCGTCTCATCTTTCGGGAGGATCGCAACCCTTTATTGCTCTCAATAGTATTTTGAAAAACGCGAAAAGTTCTACCGTAGCGTGGGTAAGTGAGTCCGGAGGGGCTTGGAGTAGCGGTCGTCATCTTGTCTCAGATGCGTTCGTTTTTAGCTTTTG GTACTTGGATCAACTTGGAATGGCATCCGTTTCCAACACCAAGACTTACTGCCGACAAACATTGATAGGCGGAAACTATGGCTTGTTGAACACGACCACATTCGTTCCCAACCCCGATTACTATAG CGCACTTCTTTGGCATCGACTAATGGGAAGAAATGTTCTTTCGACAAACATGTCCACATTGACCAAAATTCGCGCTTATTCTCATTGTTCAAAGGCTTCG GGTGGAATTACGATTCTATTGATCAATCTAGACAGAAACAACACAGCCAAGTTGTCATTTAAGATCGATAACTCAACCATAAAGGAaactaatgataaaataattcacAATACGGGCACAAGGGAAGAATATCATTTGGCCGCAAAAGATGATGATCCACACAGTCAAACTGTTCTTTTAAACGGGGAGGCGTTAATGGTAAATTCCTTAGGAGAAATACCCCGATTAACGCCTCGGGTTGTGAATACTTCAAAACCCGTAACTATTGCTCCTTTCTCTATTGTATTTTGTCATTTCCCCAATATACAGGTTAATGCTTGTAGGTAA
- the LOC124943044 gene encoding heparanase-like protein 3, with amino-acid sequence MVSIMKMLGICFCIYLVFIRSRSAVGANSDGLVEGIVVVNGTLAIAQIDEDFVCATLDWWPPEKCDYGLCSWANSSLLNLDLTNKIFINAIKEFSPLKLRLGGTLQDKLIYHTLGDTQPCGQFVKNNEMFGFSQGCLSMSRWDELNAFFNKTGAKVIFGLNALNGKTIGIDGSAIGAWNSTNAESFISYTVNKGYIIHGWELGNELSGKGIGASISSDQYAKDIISLQGLLEKTYKNFRVQPLLLGPGGFFDSNWFTDFINKSNNSLQVVTHHIYNLGPGVDDHLIDKILNPSYLSGGSQPFIALENILKNARTSTIAWVSEAGGAWNSGHPLVTNAFVFSFWYLDQLGMASVHNTKTYCRQTLIGGNYGLLNTTTFTPNPDYYSALLWHRLMGRNVLSTNMSTLTNIRAYSHCSKASTILILNAYLTQRGITILLINLDGNTTAKLSFKIDNSTIKGTNNKRKRIIHNTGRINFDPIWQRLKMKDGTREEYHLAAKDGDLHSQTVLLNGEALMVNSFREIPRLTPRVVNGSEPVTIAPFSIAFCHFPNIHVNACR; translated from the exons ATGGTGTCTATAATGAAAATGTTGGGTATTTgcttttgtatttatttggttTTCATAAGAAGTAGATCGGCTGTCGGAGCTAATAGCGACGGTTTGGTTGAAGGTATTGTCGTCGTCAATGGAACACTTGCGATTGCACAAATAGATGAAGATTTTGTTTGTGCTACTTTAGATTGGTGGCCACCGGAAAAGTGTGATTATGGTCTTTGCAGTTGGGCTAATTCTTCTCTTCTTAACCTG GATCTtacaaacaaaattttcataaatgCAATCAAAG AATTTTCTCCCTTAAAATTAAGACTCGGTGGAACTCTCCAAGACAAACTCATATACCATACCTTAGGTGACACTCAACCATGTGGGCAGTTTGTAAAGAACAACGAAATGTTCGGATTTTCTCAAGGTTGTTTGTCGATGTCACGATGGGATGAACTTAACGCCTTCTTTAACAAAACCgg agCAAAGGTTATATTTGGGTTGAATGCATTGAATGGAAAGACAATAGGGATTGATGGTTCAGCAATTGGAGCTTGGAATTCAACCAATGCTGAATCTTTTATATCTTATACTGTGAATAAAGGTTACATTATTCATGGATGGGAGCTTg GGAACGAGTTGAGTGGTAAGGGGATCGGGGCGAGCATTTCCTCCGATCAATATGCGAAAGACATAATTTCTTTacaaggtttattggaaaaaacGTATAAGAATTTTCGAGTACAACCTCTATTGTTGGGACCCGGAGGTTTCTTTGATTCTAATTGGTTCACGGATTTCATAAACAAGTCGAATAATTCTCTTCAAGTTGTTACGCATCATATCTACAATCTTGGCCCAG GTGTTGATGATCATTTGATAGATAAGATCCTTAATCCGTCTTATCTTTCTGGAGGATCGCAACCCTTTATTGCTCTcgagaatattttaaaaaatgcgAGAACTTCTACCATAGCGTGGGTAAGTGAGGCCGGAGGGGCTTGGAATAGCGGTCATCCTCTTGTCACAAATGCGTTTGTCTTTAGCTTTTG GTACTTGGATCAACTTGGAATGGCGTCCGTTCACAACACCAAGACTTATTGCCGACAAACATTGATAGGTGGAAACTATGGCTTGTTGAACACGACCACATTCACTCCCAACCCCGATTACTATAG CGCGCTTCTTTGGCATCGGCTAATGGGAAGAAATGTTCTTTCGACAAACATGTCCACATTGACCAACATTCGCGCCTATTCTCATTGTTCAAAGGCTTCG actATTTTAATTCTAAACGCATACTTAACACAGCGTGGAATTACGATTCTATTGATCAATCTTGACGGAAATACCACAGCCAAGTTGTCATTTAAGATCGATAACTCAACCATAAAGGGAACTAATAATAAACGAAAGCGTATAATTCACAATACGGGAAGAATCAATTTCGATCCAATTTGGCAGCGACTAAAGATGAAAGATGGGACAAGAGAAGAATATCATTTGGCCGCAAAAGATGGTGATCTACACAGCCAAACCGTTCTTTTAAACGGTGAGGCGTTGATGGTAAATTCCTTCCGAGAAATACCTCGGTTAACGCCTCGAGTTGTGAATGGTTCAGAACCCGTAACTATTGCACCCTTTTCTATTGCATTTTGTCATTTCCCTAATATACATGTTAATGCTTGTAGGTAG